In Sparus aurata chromosome 3, fSpaAur1.1, whole genome shotgun sequence, the following are encoded in one genomic region:
- the LOC115578742 gene encoding TBC1 domain family member 20 isoform X1 gives MKRLKRKKQNTGAGVNGNGAVTKEPDCGRKQKLAEIHQALISDPVDIETLRRAAASKGGLLTDELRRKVWPKLLSINVFELPHKPGRDVRKNHKDYNQVVLDVRRSMKRFPKGMPAAERAVLQEQLIDIILEVLKGNPQLHYYQGYHDVAVSLLLVVGERMAIAMLDTLSNFHLRDFMDPTMDRTKHILNYLMPILEQVDTELHDFMIRAEVGTIFALSWLITWFGHVLSEFKHTLRLYDFFLASHPLMPIYLAATIVLHREKEVKQTECDMAMVHHLLSRIPQDLPYELLIGQAQDLFDKYPPSLLAKRAALQSRKSLSISTFQAFQRSTLHQRPDSVLQRLTKAHGSDTSRHGLEAALPRDRGQLWGRGNRMVKMAVWGLSATLGAAVFAVAQTAMDWGPEVLLQLF, from the exons AACCAGACTGTGGAAGGAAACAGAAGTTGGCTGAGATCCATCAGGCTTTGATCAG TGATCCAGTGGACATTGAGACCCtgaggagagcagcagccagtaaGGGAGGACTGCTCACTGATGAACTGAGGAGGAAAGTCTGGCCCAAACTGCTGAGCATCAATGTGTTCGAGCTCCCACATAAACCTG GTCGAGATGTGAGGAAGAACCACAAGGACTACAACCAAGTAGTCCTGGATGTCAGGAGGTCCATGAAGCGGTTCCctaaag GTATGCCAGCCGCAGAGAGGGCCGTGCTTCAGGAGCAGCTGATTGACATCATACTGGAGGTTTTGAAAGGCAACCCACAGCTCCATTATTACCAAGGCTACCATGATGTGGCCGTCTCCCTGCTGCTGGTGGTCGGGGAGCGGATGGCCATCGCCATGTTGGACACGCTGTCCAATTTCCATCTCAG GGATTTCATGGATCCGACCATGGACCGcactaaacacattttaaactacCTGATGCCTATATTGGAACAGGTTGACACGGAACTGCATGACTTCATGATCAG AGCGGAGGTAGGAACAATCTTTGCACTCTCCTGGCTCATCACATGGTTTGGCCATGTGTTGTCGGAGTTCAAACACACCCTGAGACTCTACGACTTCTTCCTGGCTTCACACCCACTGATGCCCATCTACCTCGCTGCCACG ATCGTGTtgcacagagagaaggaggtgaAGCAGACCGAGTGTGACATGGCCATGgtccaccacctcctctcccGCATCCCACAGGATCTTCCATACGAACTCCTGATTGGCCAGGCTCAGGACCTGTTCGACAAGTATCCTCCATCGCTACTGGCCAAGCGGGCAGCACTGCAGTCTCGCAAGAG TTTGTCCATCAGCACCTTCCAGGCCTTTCAGCGCTCCACCCTCCACCAGAGGCCTGACTCTGTTCTCCAACGCCTCACCAAGGCCCATGGCTCCGACACCTCCAGACATG GTCTGGAAGCAGCTTTGCCCCGGGACCGAGGCCAGCTGTGGGGGAGGGGGAACAGGATGGTGAAGATGGCAGTGTGGGGGCTGTCCGCTACGCTCGGGGCGGCTGTGTTCGCTGTGGCTCAGACGGCCATGGACTGGGGACCTGAGGTGTTACTACAACTGTTCTGA
- the LOC115578742 gene encoding TBC1 domain family member 20 isoform X2 gives MKRLKRKKQNTGAGVNGNGAVTKEPDCGRKQKLAEIHQALISDPVDIETLRRAAASKGGLLTDELRRKVWPKLLSINVFELPHKPGRDVRKNHKDYNQVVLDVRRSMKRFPKGMPAAERAVLQEQLIDIILEVLKGNPQLHYYQGYHDVAVSLLLVVGERMAIAMLDTLSNFHLRDFMDPTMDRTKHILNYLMPILEQVDTELHDFMIRAEVGTIFALSWLITWFGHVLSEFKHTLRLYDFFLASHPLMPIYLAATIVLHREKEVKQTECDMAMVHHLLSRIPQDLPYELLIGQAQDLFDKYPPSLLAKRAALQSRKRSGSSFAPGPRPAVGEGEQDGEDGSVGAVRYARGGCVRCGSDGHGLGT, from the exons AACCAGACTGTGGAAGGAAACAGAAGTTGGCTGAGATCCATCAGGCTTTGATCAG TGATCCAGTGGACATTGAGACCCtgaggagagcagcagccagtaaGGGAGGACTGCTCACTGATGAACTGAGGAGGAAAGTCTGGCCCAAACTGCTGAGCATCAATGTGTTCGAGCTCCCACATAAACCTG GTCGAGATGTGAGGAAGAACCACAAGGACTACAACCAAGTAGTCCTGGATGTCAGGAGGTCCATGAAGCGGTTCCctaaag GTATGCCAGCCGCAGAGAGGGCCGTGCTTCAGGAGCAGCTGATTGACATCATACTGGAGGTTTTGAAAGGCAACCCACAGCTCCATTATTACCAAGGCTACCATGATGTGGCCGTCTCCCTGCTGCTGGTGGTCGGGGAGCGGATGGCCATCGCCATGTTGGACACGCTGTCCAATTTCCATCTCAG GGATTTCATGGATCCGACCATGGACCGcactaaacacattttaaactacCTGATGCCTATATTGGAACAGGTTGACACGGAACTGCATGACTTCATGATCAG AGCGGAGGTAGGAACAATCTTTGCACTCTCCTGGCTCATCACATGGTTTGGCCATGTGTTGTCGGAGTTCAAACACACCCTGAGACTCTACGACTTCTTCCTGGCTTCACACCCACTGATGCCCATCTACCTCGCTGCCACG ATCGTGTtgcacagagagaaggaggtgaAGCAGACCGAGTGTGACATGGCCATGgtccaccacctcctctcccGCATCCCACAGGATCTTCCATACGAACTCCTGATTGGCCAGGCTCAGGACCTGTTCGACAAGTATCCTCCATCGCTACTGGCCAAGCGGGCAGCACTGCAGTCTCGCAAGAG GTCTGGAAGCAGCTTTGCCCCGGGACCGAGGCCAGCTGTGGGGGAGGGGGAACAGGATGGTGAAGATGGCAGTGTGGGGGCTGTCCGCTACGCTCGGGGCGGCTGTGTTCGCTGTGGCTCAGACGGCCATGGACTGGGGACCTGA